The Ziziphus jujuba cultivar Dongzao chromosome 12, ASM3175591v1 sequence TTAGGAATCAAGAAGACCCTTCTTTAGATTATGATAGTGGGCATGATGGGATGAGTGTGTCCTCATCAATCTTTGAATTTCAAAAGGCTGAGAGGGCTGCACAAAGACTGCCCCTGGCGCCATTCTCGAAACCAGTGAGATCCAAATGGGATGATGCCCAGAAGTGGATACAAAGTCCAACTTCTAATCGACCAAAGACAGGGCAGACTCATGGGCAGAATGGGCTAGGAGTTGGTTCAAGAAAGGGGGCAAATCCTGGTTATGGAAGTCGGCAACCATCGACGAAGGTGGTTGTTGAAGTTCCTGATAAAAATGTAGTTGCTTTTGAAGAACCAGATACAAAACGAATGGATACAAATCAAGCTAAAATGGAAAGTTGGGGGCAGAAGGTTGTTAATTGGGAGACCAACTCATATCCTACTGCAGATTCATATGGAAAGCCTGTGCTTATGATTGAGAACTCTGTAGGAGAATCAGCAAGTAAGAATCAAGTTGCTTTTGTTTtcggtttgttttgttttttgttctacTTGAAATAAGTTATATGATCTGCAGTTCACACTAGTCATATGCTTTCTCTCATCTATGTTCTAAACTATTATGTAATAGTTTTACTAGGCTTTGCCATTTTAAAATGCAAGTGTCCTTTTTGTAGAATGTTGGGTATGAACTTGGATGAAAAGTGAATTCTCTTCTGCGATGATTTGTTTATGATGACACTTTTAGCTTGGATGAAAGGTTTTGCCATGTATTACAACAAAAGTAAATGAAAAACGACATAttagtgaagaagaagaagaaataatacCAAGCAAATTATGCTTTTGCGATGGAAGTTGTGGGATACCATTCTTGAGCCAAAGTACGATGtcaagaaataaatatttggttgcAGCAAATTAAGTtgcaagttttatataatgaaatatatgatttaattttcaACTTACAATTTGTACAAATTGCATGTGGTTTTGCAGTTAATCTCAGCCGTCATGATTCATCTGTAGCCATCCACAGTGCGATGACATTCATTCCTCCACCTTCAACAGCTAGGTCAGTATCAATGAGAGATATGGGTACAGAAATGACACCTATTGCTAGCCAAGAGCCTTCCAGGACTGGAACTCCTGTGAGGGCAACAACGCCAATCCGTAGCCCAAATGGTTCAAGGCCATCAACTCCTGGCAGAACTGCACCAGAATCCTCTCGTGCGGATCCAACTACTGACAACTTAAATCCTAACAATCAGTTGTCGGAAAAGGAGCTACAAGTGAAAACCAGGAGGGAAATAATGGCTCTGGGAACACAGCTTGGTAAAATGAACATTGCTGCCTGGGCTAGCAAGGAGGAAGAAGATAAGGATGCGTCTgcatcattgaaaaatgtagcAGCAGAACAACAAGCTAAAAGTGTCATCGAGACACGTGCAGCAGCATGGGAAGAGGCAGAGAAAGCCAAGTACATGGCCAGGTTGATTCACTCccattaaattttctttatgtttttccCTCTACCCTTCCCATTTACCTGTTCCAATTAGGTACTAGGCTACTAGTTAGTTCTGACGGATGGAATCTCAAAGCTACTAGTTAGTTCTGATGGATGGCCCATGTGATGAGACAGTATATGTAGGTTTAATTCGTTTTCATTCATGGTTTCATATAAATGAACCAACCTGTTTGTTACAAGGTTTACACAAGTACATAACAAAAGAACATTTTAAGACTTTTGCTATCTTAAATGCTGTCCTCTCATTTTTGTGGCCTGAAATGACTTTGATTGTCTAGGTTCAAACGTGAAGAGATGAAAATTCAAGCATGGGAGAATCATCAGAAAGCTAAGACAGAAGCTGAAATGAGGAAAATTGAGGTAAATCATAGAatcttataaaaattattttgcaatatcaatctttttgtaatttttatttaatatgtttcaTTTTTAGCTTTTGACAAAAATTTAAAGAGCATTCGAAAAGCAATAACTTTTTTTCTATGCCAACATTATCTTTCCAAGCATATTGTCAAACTTTGTCAACACCTGATATGAATCAAACATTACATTAGAATAATGAATTGATGTTCATTGATCTTCATTTCAATAAATGGTACTTACTAAACGTTCATTGCCAAGCTTGAATTGTTTGGTTTCTTTAATTCTCATGGAAACTGCATTTGTCGAAACTGGCCATCATGGATTTCAGGTAGAGGTTGAAAGGATGAGGGGGCGGGCACATGATAAGCTTATGAATAAGCTAGCAGCTGCAAGGCACAAGGCCGAAGAAAAACGAGCAGCTGCCGAAGCCAAGAGAAGCCAGCAAGCTGCAAAAACGGAGCAGCAAGCTGACTATATTCGGCGAACGGGGCGTATCCCTTCTTCCTTCTACTGCTGGAATTGGTGCTCCTGAAATCTGCATCCATTTCTGCAGAAATGGTTCAGTTGTTTCATTGTCTAAATCTTTGGTGGTGGCGCATAATAGCGTTTATACATGACCATCTCCAAATGTCCAGCTTTCTAAAGTCCTTGCCATTTGATGATCTCCAAATGAAATGGAAGTACTTTCAATACAAGTTTTTGAATGAAAACTACTTTTTAATGTACAGacccttttttaaaaattttattctattgaatttttatttatttatttatttttgggttgttAGGCAATATTCCATCACCCTTGAAAATGAACGCTCCTGAGTTGTGATAGCTTCTATTATTGTCTTTTTATTTAGtacaattttgaaaatgtttttaaaaaaattatagcttTACAGCTTTATCATTGGttaatcaaaaggaaaaataggaagcagtatttatttttcacatgttttcttcaatttccattttatttttgttacaattttattttttgataattttttattaaaattcataGTGGAATATGTAAACTACTGGATTTGTTCCTTTCCAATCggaagtttgaatttttttttttccctgttaagacattattattattattattattattattatggagtGGGATTAAGACATTTATAGTAAGATGAATCAACTTGTTATATTTTATACCttattaatcaaattataattttttttagttttaaaagttgGAAAACTTCTTTTGATGGCATTTGGTGTGAATTGCCCACTTTGGTCATATATCATTGTTTATTTCCATCATTCCTGGATTCATtcccattttaaaataaaagatttagcataattttaaaaaatatatatatattattttaaaaataattaaaaaaaaaaacagagagaaaaaatGTTGCAAAGATATTATTTTCGATTGAAAATGCTTGGAGGGAAGTTATAATCAAACCGCATTTTAGTTGCCTTTAATTGGAAGCAAACCGGTTACCTTCCTAATTAAGATTAACACCCAAAAACCGGTTCATTGACGTCATCATCCGGTTCAAGTTTAAAAGACTTTGGGAGTCGCTGGTTTTGGACAAAACCAAGGTGCTGATAGAAAGAAGACCACTATCGCGCCCACACTTTTCGGTgggaaattaaattttcatttttattattttccaaaaatgtttttctgacaaattatttatttatttatttattttttagggatTATTTTAAAACGGACTCAAAATAAGTCCACTGAGTAGGGTTTATTCCTGTCTGGAAGTTGGAATAATACTCTGTCTCTTCcaaaatttgtttattgttttttttttttttttttgttttgaaaaatcttttttttctttgttttcaatttcatttgcGAGCCCGAGTCTGCGATCGTTTTGTTGGGTAATTTGGTAAgttggattttattattatttttttttgggtaaa is a genomic window containing:
- the LOC107429597 gene encoding uncharacterized protein LOC107429597 isoform X1, with translation MDYERIQKPQGGGFSPGKLRSMLLGVEKQRKEEQGLESTFTLRSQPFDVNDNGGSGSDSCKDVDVVSVLPECSTSSAPNLLGSEMVGDHVLKDNSYVNSRIRNQEDPSLDYDSGHDGMSVSSSIFEFQKAERAAQRLPLAPFSKPVRSKWDDAQKWIQSPTSNRPKTGQTHGQNGLGVGSRKGANPGYGSRQPSTKVVVEVPDKNVVAFEEPDTKRMDTNQAKMESWGQKVVNWETNSYPTADSYGKPVLMIENSVGESAINLSRHDSSVAIHSAMTFIPPPSTARSVSMRDMGTEMTPIASQEPSRTGTPVRATTPIRSPNGSRPSTPGRTAPESSRADPTTDNLNPNNQLSEKELQVKTRREIMALGTQLGKMNIAAWASKEEEDKDASASLKNVAAEQQAKSVIETRAAAWEEAEKAKYMARFKREEMKIQAWENHQKAKTEAEMRKIEVEVERMRGRAHDKLMNKLAAARHKAEEKRAAAEAKRSQQAAKTEQQADYIRRTGRIPSSFYCWNWCS
- the LOC107429597 gene encoding uncharacterized protein LOC107429597 isoform X2 encodes the protein MVGDHVLKDNSYVNSRIRNQEDPSLDYDSGHDGMSVSSSIFEFQKAERAAQRLPLAPFSKPVRSKWDDAQKWIQSPTSNRPKTGQTHGQNGLGVGSRKGANPGYGSRQPSTKVVVEVPDKNVVAFEEPDTKRMDTNQAKMESWGQKVVNWETNSYPTADSYGKPVLMIENSVGESAINLSRHDSSVAIHSAMTFIPPPSTARSVSMRDMGTEMTPIASQEPSRTGTPVRATTPIRSPNGSRPSTPGRTAPESSRADPTTDNLNPNNQLSEKELQVKTRREIMALGTQLGKMNIAAWASKEEEDKDASASLKNVAAEQQAKSVIETRAAAWEEAEKAKYMARFKREEMKIQAWENHQKAKTEAEMRKIEVEVERMRGRAHDKLMNKLAAARHKAEEKRAAAEAKRSQQAAKTEQQADYIRRTGRIPSSFYCWNWCS